In Corylus avellana chromosome ca2, CavTom2PMs-1.0, the following proteins share a genomic window:
- the LOC132172178 gene encoding uncharacterized protein LOC132172178, with protein sequence MANHSLIVSNAPHDIIEHPLVIGQEFADVETCRRTLKDIAIALHFDLRIVKSDRSRFIAKCNKEGCPWRVHVAKCPGVPTFTIRTLHGEHTCEGVHNHHHQQASVGWVARSVEARIRDNPQYKPKEILQDIRDQHGVAVSYMQAWRGKERSMAALHGTFEEGYRLLPAYCEQVRKTNPGSIATVVATGQENCFQRLFISYRASIYGFINACRPLLELDRAHLKGKYLGTLLCAAAIDADDALFPLAIAIVDVESDESWMWFMSELRKLLGVNTDNMPRLTILSERQRGIVEAVETHFPSACHGFCLRYVSENFRDTFKNTKLVNIFWNAVYALTAVEFESKIAEMVEVSQDVIPWFQHFPPQLWAVAYFEGVRYGHFTLGVTELLYNWALECHELPIVRMMEHIRHLLTSWFNDRRDMGMRLTSILVPSAEKRVLEAIADARCYQVLRANEVEFEIVSTERTNIVDIRSRICSCRRWQLYGLPCAHAAAALISCGQNAHLFAEPCFTVASYRETYSQIVNPIPDKSQWREAGEGAEGGGAKGDITIRPPKIRRPPGRPKKKVLRVENFKRPKRVVQCGRCHMLGHSQKKCTMPI encoded by the coding sequence ATGGCTAATCATTCTTTAATTGTATCCAATGCTCCTCATGATATAATAGAGCATCCGTTGGTCATTGGTCAAGAATTTGCTGATGTGGAAACTTGTCGAAGAACGTTGAAAGATATTGCTATAGCACTGCATTTTGATCTTCGAATAGTTAAATCAGATCGCAGTCGGTTTATAGCCAAGTGTAATAAAGAAGGTTGTCCATGGCGTGTCCATGTTGCCAAATGTCCTGGAGTTCCAACCTTCACAATTAGAACCCTTCATGGAGAGCATACCTGTGAAGGAGTTCACAACCATCATCATCAGCAAGCATCAGTAGGTTGGGTTGCTAGATCTGTAGAAGCACGCATTCGAGATAATCCACAATACAAGCCAAAAGAAATCCTGCAAGATATCCGTGATCAGCATGGAGTTGCTGTTTCCTATATGCAAGCTTGGCGTGGGAAGGAGCGTAGCATGGCTGCCCTTCATGGAACTTTTGAAGAAGGGTATCGCCTTCTTCCTGCATACTGCGAGCAAGTAAGGAAAACCAACCCGGGAAGCATTGCAACAGTTGTTGCCACTGGACAAGAAAATTGCTTCCAGCGCCTCTTTATTTCTTATCGTGCATCAATCTATGGGTTTATAAATGCTTGTAGGCCACTATTAGAACTTGACAGAGCACATCTTAAAGGGAAGTACTTGGGTACATTACTTTGCGCAGCAGCCATTGATGCTGATGATGCATTGTTTCCATTGGCTATTGCTATTGTTGACGTGGAAAGTGATGAAAGTTGGATGTGGTTCATGTCAGAATTGCGAAAGCTGCTTGGAGTAAATACTGACAATATGCCTAGACTCACAATATTATCCGAAAGACAAAGAGGCATTGTCGAAGCAGTGGAAACTCATTTTCCAAGTGCTTGTCATGGTTTTTGTCTGCGGTACGTTAGTGAAAATTTCCGTGATacatttaaaaacacaaaattggTGAATATCTTCTGGAATGCAGTTTATGCACTCACGGCAGTCGAATTTGAGAGCAAGATTGCTGAGATGGTAGAAGTTTCACAGGATGTGATACCATGGTTTCAACACTTCCCTCCCCAACTCTGGGCTGTAGCATATTTTGAGGGTGTGCGATATGGCCATTTTACACTGGGGGTCACAGAGTTGTTGTATAATTGGGCCCTTGAATGTCATGAGCTCCCTATTGTGCGAATGATGGAGCATATTCGCCATCTGTTGACATCTTGGTTTAATGATCGCCGAGATATGGGCATGAGATTGACCTCTATTCTTGTACCATCTGCTGAGAAGCGGGTTTTAGAGGCTATTGCAGATGCTCGATGCTATCAAGTACTTCGTGCAAATgaagttgaatttgagattgtGTCAACTGAGCGAACAAATATTGTGGATATACGTAGTCGTATTTGCTCATGTCGACGTTGGCAGCTGTATGGTTTACCTTGTGCACATGCTGCTGCTGCTCTTATTTCTTGTGGGCAAAATGCCCATCTATTTGCAGAGCCTTGTTTCACAGTAGCAAGTTACCGTGAGACCTATTCACAGATTGTAAATCCTATTCCAGATAAAAGCCAATGGAGAGAAGCAGGTGAGGGAGCAGAGGGTGGAGGTGCCAAGGGTGATATCACAATACGGCCACCGAAGATTCGCCGGCCTCCAGGAAGGCCCAAAAAAAAGGTTCTTCGTGTAGAGAACTTTAAGCGGCCAAAGAGAGTTGTTCAATGTGGTCGCTGCCATATGTTAGGACATTCGCAAAAGAAATGCACAATGCCAATTTGA